TGGAAACCAGCAAAAACCCGCGCTACTACTTCGACCTCCGCAAAGAGCGCAAATCCGCCAAGCTCGGCGAAAGCGCGTATACACCATCCGTAGCCTTGATTGCCGGCCTCGGCGCAGCATTGGACTACATCGCCGGCCAGGCTGGCGGAAACCTCGCCGAAGGCCGCATCGCCCTGATCGAAAACGCCCAGAACTGCGCCGCCATGACCCGCGCCGGACTCGTCGCTCTCGGCTTCACACTCTTCGCGCCGACTGCCCCAGCCGCCGCAGCCACAGCAGTATCTGTCCCTGAAGGCCTCGACTCCGGAGCCGTCGTCAAGGAGCTGAAAGCCCGCTTCGGTGCAGTCATCGCTAACGGCCAAGGCGAAATGAAGGGCAAGATCTTCCGCATCGCCCACCTCGGCTTCTTCGATTACATGGACACCATCGCCCTGCTCGGCGCACTCGAACTGATCGCCCGCGACACCCTCAAGCTTCCCGTGCAATTCGGCCAGGGAGTCGCCGCCGCCCAGGAAGTCTTCGCGCAGAAGAAGTAAAAACAGCTCCTAGCTTCTAGCTAGGAGCTAGGAGCTATTCCATGCCTGAACTCACTTTTGGCGAAAAACTCATCCTCGCCCGCAAGCAGTTGAACCTGTATCAGTACCAGATGGCCGAAAAGCTTGGGGTTCACCCCAACTCCATCTGGAAATACGAGCAGGGCGAAGGCAAGCCACAGGCCTCCGTAGTGCGCATTTTCGATATGTTTTGCGAACAGAACAACCTCCGCTTCGACGAATTCTTAAGCAAAGGCCCAAAAATGAAGATCGTACTCGCTGAAAAAGTCTCGCCCGCCACATTAGCCGTCCTCGCCAGCGAGCCTGACTGGCAGATCCTCACCCATGACGACGTAGCCAAGCTCCCCGGCAAGCTGCCGGAAGCGCTCGCTGATGCTGACGCGCTCGTCGTCCGCTCTGCCGTTCAGGTTGACGATGCAATGCTCGAACACGCGCCGAAGCTCCGCGTCATCGGCCGCGCCGGTGTCGGTGTCGACAACATTGACGCTGACGCCGCCACCCGTCGCGGCATCGTCGTGATGAACACACCCGGCGCAAACGCCATCGCCGTTGCCGAACTGACCATCGGCCTTATGCTTGCCCTCGCGCGCCAGCTTCCGCAGGCCAATGCCACCATGCACGCCGGCAAATGGGAGAAGAAGTCCCTGCAAGGCGTCGAACTGCGCGGCAAAACTCTCGGCATCCTCGGCCTAGGCCGCATTGGTCTTGAAGTCGCCAAGCGCGCGAAGGGCTTTGGCCTGGAACTCGTCGGTCACGATCCGTTTGTCTCCGCCGCCGTAGCCCGTGAGGCCGGGATCAAACTCGTCACCACGGAAGAGCTCTTCGCCGAATCAGACTACCTGACGCTGCACGTTGGCCTGACGCCGCAGACCACCGGCATCATCAACGAGCGCACGCTCGCGACGATGAAGAAGGGTATTCGCATTCTCAACTGCGCACGCGGCGAACTGATCGAAGAAACCGCGCTCGTCGCGGCGCTCAAATCCGGCCAGGTCGGCGGCGCGGCGCTCGATGTCTTCACCGTCGAACCGCCGAAAGACTCGCCCTATGCCAACCTGCCGAACGTTATTCTGACGCCGCATATCGCAGGATCGACGGCTGAGGCGCAGGAGGCCGTGGGTATTCAGATTGCACGCCAGGTTCGCGAGTATCTGAAGCTCGGCGTAGTCCAGAACGCGGTCAACGTCGCGTCACTCACGCACGAAGAGTACCTGCAGCTGGCTCCCTTCATCGATCTCGCGGGACGGCTTGGCAGCTTCCTTTCGCAGGCTGCGCCGCGCACGATTGAGAGCATTCATCTCACCTACGCGGGCGCACTCGCGGAGGGCAAAACAGATCTGGTGCGCAATGCGGCCATCGCCGGGCTGCTGTCGCAATCCGAGCATGTAAACCGCATCAATGCGGCTACCATCGCTCAGGAGCGTGGTATCCGCATCCACGAAGAAAAGCACGAGAGCATTCGCGGCGGCGCGGCCTCGGTTCTCTCGATTACGCTGCACGATGTGGCCGGATCGACCAAGGGATCGGCTACCGTGCTGCATGGCGAACAGCCACGACTGCTGGGCTTTGATGGCATGGACATCGAAGCGCCACTCGAAGGCAGCCTGCTGGTCTGCCGCAACCTCGACGTTCCGGGTGTAATCGGCAACATCGGCACGGTGCTTGGTCAGCAGGGAGTGAACATCGCCAACTTCGCCCTGGGCCGCGATCGGGCGCCGCAACAGGCCGGAACCGGGCCGCTTAAGGCGCTCTCAGTGGTTCAGGTTGACGAGCCGGTTGGTCCGGAAGTTCTGGAGGCTTTGGCCAAGGTTCCGAACCTGCTTCAGGCTCGGCTTGTGCGTCTGGGATAGTGCGAAACAGTGTGGAACATGTGAGTGTTCCACGTGGAACACTTTGGGGCGGAAAAGCTCTCGAATATGTGTCAAGTAAAGTTTGTTGGATCTGTCTTGTTTTACTGCACTTGTATTTGCGGGGAATTTCAGCCGTTTGTGCCTTGTGTTCCAAGGGAAAAGCCCGACATAGCGTGCTCGCTATATCGGGCTTTCTCGTGCAAGGTTAATCCAGCGCCAGAAAGTCGAACTCGACGGGGTCGATCAGCGGCACCAGCCACTTGAGCAAGGCCTGATGCTGCGGATGGGTTACATAGGCTTCGAATGCGGCTTTGCCGGTGAAGCGCATCACGCCCGCGAAGGCATAGCCCTTGCCATGGGGCGACTCATTGTGTCCAACATGCAATTCGAGCAGCCCTGGAATCTTCCCCTTAAAAGCCGAGATATCTGCTTTCGCTCGCTCTTTTAATGTTTCCGTTGCCTCGGGCTTCCATTGAAATCCAAAGATATGAAAATACATCCGTCCTCCTGGCGAAGATTTTTTCGACCCTTCAGTATCTCGCACTCACCTCGGAATAGAAACTGCCCGCCGGACAACGCGGCCTCGCCACAATTGGGATAATGGATCAGTGTCGCTCGCGATGGACGAAGAATCTTTGTCTCGATATGCAAGCGGAGAGAGTCAGGCGACCAGCAGATGACGGAAATACATACAGGAGGACGCATGAACCGCCGCAGTTTTCTAGCCGCCACCGCATCGTTGGCGACCGCCGCGATCCCTACCTCCGCGCCAGCGTTGCCCAGCGCCGTCCAGCCAGACGAGATCCTTACCAGCCAGCCGGACGGTCTTAATCCTCCTGGCATTCGCACCGCTGGCATCAAGATGCTGCCGGTGGTCGGCGGCAAATACAAGGTCTGGACCAAGAAGCTCGGCTCTGGCCCGATCAAGGTTCTGCTTCTTCACGGAGGTCCGGGCTTTGGCCATGAGTACCTCGAAGCTCTTGAATCCTTTCTGCCTCAGGCCGGCATCGAGATGTACTACTACGACCAGCTCGGTTGCAATAACTCCGACCAGCCGGATGATCCGGGCCTTTGGACGCTGGCACGCTATACCGAAGAGGTGGAAGAGGTGCGCCGGGGGCTTGGTCTCGAACACTTCGTCCTCTACGGCCATTCGTGGGGCGGCATTCTTGCCATGGAGTACGCGCTCAACTATCAGCAGCACCTGCGCGGACTGGTCATCTCGAACATGACCGCCGGAACCCAGTCATACCTGAAGCGCACCGCCGCGCTCAAGCTCATGCTGCCGCCAGACAAGCTTGCGCGCCTCAACGCGCTCGAAGCCAAAGAGGACTACGACTCGCCCGAGTACGAGAAGATCATGATGGACGATCTCTATCCCAAGATGATCTGCCGGGTTCAGCCGTGGCCGGATTCCGTCAATCGCGCCTTCCGCCATGCCAACGACAAAATTTATAGCCAGATGCAGGGCAAGAGCGAGTTTCTGGTCACGGGTAACCTCAAGGATTGGGAGCGCTGGGACCGCCTGCGCGAGATCAAGGTGAAAGCGCTCACCATCGGCGCGCAGCACGACGAGATGGACCCCGACGACATGAAGAAGATGGCCGCTTTGATGCCCAACGCCAGCAATGCATTTTGCCCCAACGGCAGCCACCTATGCATGTGGGACGATCAGGAAGTCTACTTCAAACATCTGCTCAGATTCCTGCATAGCGTCTAAACCACTTAGTCTTGGAGCTCCGCCTCATTGTTGAATGCAATCAATTTTGCTACCCAATGCAACGTTATGCTGGCACCCAATGCAATGGAATGCTGCCACTGGCAGATCGAGAGAATGCGCAGCATTATCCTCGCCGAAGGCGTGCGGGGGTTGACTCAAAGTTAACTGCCGGTTGGCCGGTTATCCGCTCAATGCGCGGGACCATCCTTGGCCGATGGCCCGTCATCCGCAGCCTACACCGTCATCATCTAAAATCATTCGTTATGAACCAGAGAGCTTTCCGATTCAATGCGCTGTCACTATTCTGCGCATTCTTGGCCGCCGCTATTACGCCGCACTTCTTGAGTGCGGAGAAACCTAAGGCTATTCCCGGAGAGGAAGTAGATCGGTTGGTCATTTCGGCGTTGTCGCATCAGGGCGTTACGAAACCAAAAGTCGTCTCTCATATAGACTTGACGGAACCCTTTGGAACCGTAGCCCAATGGACGTTCGTGGCCATCCAGGATGGCGGCCAGCCAATACCCGACTTCGAGGACCACGGCCCAATCTTACTTTGCCTTGTGAAGGCAGCTAGCCCGGATTGTGCTCAGCACCTCTATCAACAAGTCAGAAGCGAGATGCCGTGGTTCGACACACCTTACCATCTTTTCGACGGCAGCGTCGTTTACGCGAATCAGAACAAGTCAAGCCCCCTGCTGTTCCTAAAGGTGTGCGGGGCTGTGAGCGGCGACGGCGACTGCGAGATCGCCACTGCTTTGTACACGTATGACAAGCGCAATGATCGCTTCATACGCGTGTTCCTGAACCTGACAGGACGAAATAACAATCAGGCCACGCGTTTTGTCGAGAGCGGTCCGTTGCAAGGAGACGTGATCGTCGCCAATCCTACGGAGAACGCTCCCTACACCTACTGGATTGAGGTTTACCGAGCAGAAGATTCAGGGCAGTATGGCCGGATTCTTCGCTATCGCGGTCACACCGGCTACTCAGATGGTAATCCGCTGGCCGTAGCTGATTCCGAAATGCCTGAAATACTGCATCGCTTTGGGCTGTGGCAACCCGGCGATCCATTGCCTGTTCCGGCCCACCTGCCTCAAGGATGCATAAATCTATCTATGCGGCACGGTGAAGAATGGTGCAAGCGATGAGCAGGGGCGGTCTGCACGTCAGCCATATCTAGCGACCCGATGTGGGCGTATTGTCGGCAAGCGGTCAGTTACTCCTGCGTAAACAGCATCGATCCGGCAGGATAGTTCTTTACCGGGCGGCAGATGGGGAGTGTACGGGAACGACCCCAGATGGCAGCGTTCCATTGCCGCCAGCAGCCTCATTGCATTGCTGAGGAATCGCCGGGGGCCGGTCTTGCATTTCATCCCGCTCCCGGGCAGGTTTGCGCACAGCCGATGCAGGCAGCGATTAGCTGCCCAGTGCAAACTCGCGTGCAGCCTCCAGCAGCTTCGTTACCGACTCCTTTGAGCAGGACTCCGAATAAATCCGCATTAGCGGTTCTGTGCCACTGGCGCGGAGGAGCAGCCATGTTTCGGCGGCGTTCGGCTTGGTCTTTGCTTCGGGGTTGTCGAGGTAGAACTTTACGCCGTCGAGGGTTTCGACGCGCAGGATCTTCATGCCGGCAAAGGCCGTTTCGCCAGCATGAAGGAGCCGGGCGCGCGCGATAGCCGCGTTCTTGAGGCGGTCGGGAATGTGCAGGTCGATGCGGCCGTACTGGTGTTCGCCGTACTCGGCTTGCAGGTCGGCGACGAGTTGGCCGAGGGTCTTCTTTTCTTCGGCCATGACGTTGGCCAGCAGCAGCGCGTTGAGCAGGCCGTCGCGCTCAGGCAGATGGCGCTGGTAGCCGATGCCGCCGGACTCTTCGCCGCCCATTACGATCTCCTGCTGCTGCATGTAGTCGACAACATACTTGAAGCCGATGCCATGCTCGTAAATCCTGCGTCCGTATTTGGCGCAGATGCGGTCGAGCATCTTTGTGGTGTTGAAGGCGCGGGTTACATCGCCCGGCCAGCCTTTGCGCTTGAGCACCCACTCCAGCAGGACGCTGAAGATTTTGTGCGGATCGACGAATTCGCCGTGCTCGTCGGTGGCTCCGATGCGGTCGGCGTCGCCGTCGGTGCAGAGTCCCGCGTCGCAATGGTTGGCGACGACGGCCTCGCCGAGGGCGCGGATGTTTGGCTCGATGGGTTCGGGATTGATGCCGGGGAACAGTGGGTCGACATGGCCGCGGATCTGAACGAAGTCGACGCCGAGCCGCGTGAAGATGCCGGCAATCAGCTCGCGTCCTGCGCCGTACATCGAGTCGATGCCGAACTTGAAGCCGGAGGCGGCGATCAGGTTGAGATCGGCGAAGCGCTCGATTGCCGCCATGTATGGAGCGATGAAGTCGACCTCTTCGATGGCGGCGGCGTGCTGGGCTTTGGGAACGGGCAGGCCGAGATACGATTCGATTTCTGCAATGATGGCAGGACTGCCCGAGCCGCCGAACCAGGCCTTGTATTTGACCCCGTTCCACTGGCAGGGATTATGCGACGAGGTGATCATGATGCCGCCCGCCGCGCCGAGGGCGCGCACTCCGTAGGAGAGGGCCGGAGTGGGCGTGATCTCCTGCGCGAGCTTTACGGGAATGCCGGTGGCGGCTACGACTTCGGCGCAGGTACGGGCAAAAGCCTCGGAAAGAAAGCGGGAATCGTAGCCGATGCACAGGCCTTTTGCGGGATTTTGGGCGGGATCTTTTTGGGCGTGCAGATAGGCAGCGACGGCGGTTGCCGCGGTGCGAACATTCTCAAAGGTGAAATCGCTGGCGATGACTCCGCGCCAGCCGTCGGTGCCGAACTTGATTACTGGATGCGCCATGCGTGCGGGCTGTCCTCCGTTGCAGTCAGTTTACCGTGCGCACGTCCCTTAGCCATACCGCTCTGAGCGAAAGGGCGCCAGCCCTAGTGCAGGTAGAGCAGGTACGCTCCCATGCCGACGCCGACAGCAGCCAGCAGGAGCGCCAGCACGATCGCATTCCAGGAAGGCCGTCCGGCGATCCAGTTGCCGCTGCGCAGCTCGCAGACGGTACGGATATGCTGAATCGTCGCGGTTACATTCACGATGACTCCGACCGCTACGAGAGCAACACCGGAATACTCGGAGACTCCTGTTGCGTGGACGACCGTATGCACTTCGCTGGCGCGCATCTCGCGCAGGAACAGGCCGAAGCGCGAAACCGCAAAGCCAACTCCCATCAGTCCCAGGCCGGTTCGAATCCAGGCCAGAAAGGTACGCTCGGCTGCAAAGTAGATACGCGGATCGTCGGAGCCGGCAGGCGTGGATTCGTGGCCCGGTACCTGAATTGTCGCGTTCGGCTCATTCCCGCGAGTCACCATGTCGACAGCCTCCCAGGAATGAGTTCATTGCGCCAGGTCGGTTCGGGCTCAGATTAGCTCGATTTGGCCGGAAGCGGCCAGCTCTTTCACGATTTTGCCGACATCCTGAGATTGTCTGCGGTGTGTGATCAGGAGCGCGTCCTCCGTTTCGACGATCACCAGATCCCGCACGCCTACCAGCGCGACGAATTTCCGCGGACTGAAGACGTAGTTGTCTCCTGAATCGAGCGTCATCAGGCCGCTGGTCTCGGCCACGTTGCCTTCCTCATCGCCGCGCAACCGCGTTTCGACCTGATATTCGTATAGGGATTCCCACGAGCCGAGATCGTTCCAGCCAAATTCGGCGGGCAGGCAATAAAGACGCGAGTGATGCTCGCCCTTAGCAGAACGCGGTTCGAGGATGGCGTAGTCGACGGAAATGTTTTCACACTGGGGATAAAGCTCGCCGAAAACAGCGTCGAAACGCTCCGTGCCGAAGGCGGATGCGATCTCTTCGAGCAGTGGAGCGGTCTCCGGCAGATGCTCGCGAACGGCCTTGGCGAGGGTGCGCGCCGACCAAAGGAACATGCCTGAGTTCCAGAAATAGTTGCCTGCGGCGACAAACTCCTCGGCGCGGTTGCGGCTCGGCTTTTCTGTGAAACGCCGCACGTGGAGCGATTCGTTGGGGCCGTCGTCGCCAGTTTCGATGTAACCGTAGCCGGTTTCCGCGCGAGTCGGCTCGATGCCGAGGACCACCATTACATCGCCCGATGCCGCGAGTTGAACGCCGCGCTCAATCATCTTGAGAAATCGCGGCTCGTCGCCGATCACGTGATCCGACGGAAAAACGCCGATTACGGCATCCGGATTGGACTTTTCTACCAGAAACGCGGCCAGGCCGCAGGCTGGAGCGGTATTTCTGGCGACCGGCTCCTCGACAATCTGCGTACGCGGGACTCCAGGGAGCTGGGCCTCGATTTCGGCGGAGAGGAGCTCGTTCGTGATAACCCAGAATTGACCTGGAGCGGCAATTGGACTCAGGCGCTCGACCGTCTGCTGGAGCATCGAGCGGTCTCCATCCAGCGCCAGAACCTGCTTTGCCCTGGCGCGACGGGAGCGGGGCCAGAAGCGCGTACCGCTTCCTCCAGCCAGAATTACCGGGCGAAAATCTATCTTATTCGTCATGGAAACGCTATCCTACCCCACCAAGCATGGAGTTGCCTAGCTGTTACAGGTGACACTGAAGTCACTTTCAAGCCATGATTTTCAAATCGCGAGAAATAGGTATGTTGCAGGTCTCTGCGCTGGACTTTGAGCAGAGACCCGCAGTTCTATAGGTTGAGAAGAAACTGCTTCATGCGTCGGACGCCTTCGTCGATGGTCTCCCGGGTGACAGGATAAGACAGCCGGATGTGGTGCGGAGTCCCAAAGGCTTCGCCGGGCACCGCAACCACGTGCGCCTCGTGCAGCAGGCGGGTGGCCAGTTCGGTAGCGGATTGGATGCCGGATTTTCCGATATACGCACTCATGTTGGGATAAACGTAGAACGCTCCGGCGGGAACGGTGCAGGTAACGCCGGGGATCTCCTTCAGCTTGGCGATGATGTAGTCGCGCAGGCCTTTGAACTCGGCGCGGAACTCGTTGACGCACTCCTGCGAGCCGGCGAGGGCCGCGATTGCGCCCTTTTGCACAAAACTTGTGGCATTCGAGGTTGACTGCGACTGCAGTTTCGAGAGATTGGCGATGATCGACTTCGGCCCGAGAGCATATCCGGCGCGCCAGCCGGTCATCGCGTAGGTCTTCGAGAGCGACCCGAGCACGATCATGTGCTCTTTGGCCCAGGCGAATTTGCCCGCCGAAACCGGCTTGGACTCATAGTTCAGGTAGACGTAGCACTCGTCCAGAATCAGATAGATGCCGCGCTCGTGCGCGACCCGCACAATCCGCTCCAGATCTTCCTCGGAGACGATATTGCCGGCAGGATTCGATGGCGAATTGAGGATGATCGCCTTGGTCTTGGGCGTAATCGCCGCCTCGATTGCGTCGGCGGTGATCCGGAAGCTCTCGGCCTCATCGGTTTCCAGGTAAACAACCTTGCCGCCGGCGTACTGGATGATGTCCTTGAAGCTGACCCAGTAGGGGACGGGCAGGATCACCTCGTCGCCATGCTCGATGAGAATCTGGATGGCGTTGAAGAGCGCCAGCTTTTCGCCCGTCGTGAAGATCGTCTCATCGATGCCGTAGTCGGAACCGAAGTCGCAGGCATGACGCTCCACGATTGCCTTGCGCAGCTCGGGGATGCCGGGGACGACGGTATAGCGGGTGAAGTTGGCCTCAATGGCCGCAATCGCCGCGTCTTTGATGTGCCGCGGAGTGGGGAAATGCGGCTCGCCTGCGCCAAAGTCGGTGAGCTGGACGCCCTGAGCGCGCAGCTTCGCGGCCTCGGCAGCGACAGCCATGGTTGCAGAAACTTCAATCCGGCCAATTCGGTCGGCAAATATTTTGCGGTCCAGGGAAGCGGAAGTAGCCATGTCTCTTACATCTTTACAGATTTTTGGGCCAATCGAAAGCGGGAGCCGCGCAAAGTGGTCTCATTTCGCGAGAGGGCGTGCCCGGCGGCAGTTCGCTCATTTGGTCTAATGCAGAGCTTCGTTTTTCGTCTGCTTCGATCAGGAAACAGGTTTTGCGGTCCCTCCCACGGTGGCGCGGGAGGGATCATTGCCCGCAAAAGAGATACGCAGGTCGAAGCTGGATCATACCTAGTCGGTCATCCGCGACTCGGGATGCTCATGCTCCTGATACGTCGCGTCCTGCTTAGCCAGCTTTTTGGGCCCCTTGTCGTGCCCGGCTTTCTGTTGCTGTTTTTGTTGCTGATGCAGTTGCGGGCGTTGCTGGCCTTGCTGATCAGGTTGCATTTTGCTGTTTTTCATACGGAAGGCTCCTTCTGTCGAGCAATATACTCCCTCGAAACAACGTCGCGCCATAACAGAAGTGATCATGTCGGCATAAAAGATTTTAATCCTGATCGCATAGAGATTATCCCCAGGTTCCAGGCCACAGGTCTATGCATTGGATCGCGCGTAGGCGCAATTGCAGGCCGACGTGGACGGGCGTCTGGTGAGCTAAATCTGGTAAGGGAACTGAGGCGTACCTGAGCAGATAGATCGGGCTTTCAGCCCTCGGATTTCTCTTCCGGAACTCGTACCCAGCCCGTTGGGCTGGGCTGGGATAGCGACGCGCCGTTGGCGCTGAAGTGTGCTCGTTGGAGGATTTTTATTGGATGGAGAAGCCCAGGTCTCAGAAGCGAGACCTGGGGCACCCGCGAGCAGCAGATTCCCTTCGGGAATGACAGAAAGAAAGACAAGAGCAAATGCAGAAGCCCGGCGCGAGGCCGGGCTTCTTGTTGTTGCTTTTGCGGGCGAAGCCCGCGGTTGCCTGGACGGCCAGTCCTATTCGGCGGCCATTTCTTCGGCTTCGCCTTCCTGGCGCATCATTTCTAGTTCGCGTTCTGCGGCTTCGAATTCTGCGTTTACTTCCTGCTTGACGCGCTCTGCCGCTTCTTCCAGTTCTGGTGAGAGCTGGACTGAGCGGTAGTAGTCGAGTCCGGTTCCGGCAGGAATCAGGCGGCCGACGATGACGTTCTCCTTGAGGCCGCGCAGTCCGTCGATGGCTCCGTTGATGGAGGCTTCGGTGAGGACGCGGGTGGTCTCCTGGAAGCTGGCGGCCGAGATGAAGCTGTCGGTCGAGAGCGACGCCTTGGTGATGCCGAGCAGCAGCGGACGGCCGATGCATGGGCGGCCACCGAGGGCGAGAACGCGCTCATTCTCTTCGTTGAAGCGGAAGCGGTCGACTTGCTGCTCGAGCAGGAAGTTGGTGTCGCCTACGTCTTCAATGCGGACCCAGCGAAGCATCTGACGAACGATGACTTCGATGTGCTTATCCGAGATGGTCACGC
This portion of the Acidicapsa acidisoli genome encodes:
- the serA gene encoding phosphoglycerate dehydrogenase codes for the protein MPELTFGEKLILARKQLNLYQYQMAEKLGVHPNSIWKYEQGEGKPQASVVRIFDMFCEQNNLRFDEFLSKGPKMKIVLAEKVSPATLAVLASEPDWQILTHDDVAKLPGKLPEALADADALVVRSAVQVDDAMLEHAPKLRVIGRAGVGVDNIDADAATRRGIVVMNTPGANAIAVAELTIGLMLALARQLPQANATMHAGKWEKKSLQGVELRGKTLGILGLGRIGLEVAKRAKGFGLELVGHDPFVSAAVAREAGIKLVTTEELFAESDYLTLHVGLTPQTTGIINERTLATMKKGIRILNCARGELIEETALVAALKSGQVGGAALDVFTVEPPKDSPYANLPNVILTPHIAGSTAEAQEAVGIQIARQVREYLKLGVVQNAVNVASLTHEEYLQLAPFIDLAGRLGSFLSQAAPRTIESIHLTYAGALAEGKTDLVRNAAIAGLLSQSEHVNRINAATIAQERGIRIHEEKHESIRGGAASVLSITLHDVAGSTKGSATVLHGEQPRLLGFDGMDIEAPLEGSLLVCRNLDVPGVIGNIGTVLGQQGVNIANFALGRDRAPQQAGTGPLKALSVVQVDEPVGPEVLEALAKVPNLLQARLVRLG
- a CDS encoding Dabb family protein, encoding MYFHIFGFQWKPEATETLKERAKADISAFKGKIPGLLELHVGHNESPHGKGYAFAGVMRFTGKAAFEAYVTHPQHQALLKWLVPLIDPVEFDFLALD
- a CDS encoding proline iminopeptidase-family hydrolase, which produces MNRRSFLAATASLATAAIPTSAPALPSAVQPDEILTSQPDGLNPPGIRTAGIKMLPVVGGKYKVWTKKLGSGPIKVLLLHGGPGFGHEYLEALESFLPQAGIEMYYYDQLGCNNSDQPDDPGLWTLARYTEEVEEVRRGLGLEHFVLYGHSWGGILAMEYALNYQQHLRGLVISNMTAGTQSYLKRTAALKLMLPPDKLARLNALEAKEDYDSPEYEKIMMDDLYPKMICRVQPWPDSVNRAFRHANDKIYSQMQGKSEFLVTGNLKDWERWDRLREIKVKALTIGAQHDEMDPDDMKKMAALMPNASNAFCPNGSHLCMWDDQEVYFKHLLRFLHSV
- a CDS encoding phosphoglucomutase/phosphomannomutase family protein, which produces MAHPVIKFGTDGWRGVIASDFTFENVRTAATAVAAYLHAQKDPAQNPAKGLCIGYDSRFLSEAFARTCAEVVAATGIPVKLAQEITPTPALSYGVRALGAAGGIMITSSHNPCQWNGVKYKAWFGGSGSPAIIAEIESYLGLPVPKAQHAAAIEEVDFIAPYMAAIERFADLNLIAASGFKFGIDSMYGAGRELIAGIFTRLGVDFVQIRGHVDPLFPGINPEPIEPNIRALGEAVVANHCDAGLCTDGDADRIGATDEHGEFVDPHKIFSVLLEWVLKRKGWPGDVTRAFNTTKMLDRICAKYGRRIYEHGIGFKYVVDYMQQQEIVMGGEESGGIGYQRHLPERDGLLNALLLANVMAEEKKTLGQLVADLQAEYGEHQYGRIDLHIPDRLKNAAIARARLLHAGETAFAGMKILRVETLDGVKFYLDNPEAKTKPNAAETWLLLRASGTEPLMRIYSESCSKESVTKLLEAAREFALGS
- a CDS encoding YidH family protein → MVTRGNEPNATIQVPGHESTPAGSDDPRIYFAAERTFLAWIRTGLGLMGVGFAVSRFGLFLREMRASEVHTVVHATGVSEYSGVALVAVGVIVNVTATIQHIRTVCELRSGNWIAGRPSWNAIVLALLLAAVGVGMGAYLLYLH
- a CDS encoding mannose-1-phosphate guanylyltransferase: MTNKIDFRPVILAGGSGTRFWPRSRRARAKQVLALDGDRSMLQQTVERLSPIAAPGQFWVITNELLSAEIEAQLPGVPRTQIVEEPVARNTAPACGLAAFLVEKSNPDAVIGVFPSDHVIGDEPRFLKMIERGVQLAASGDVMVVLGIEPTRAETGYGYIETGDDGPNESLHVRRFTEKPSRNRAEEFVAAGNYFWNSGMFLWSARTLAKAVREHLPETAPLLEEIASAFGTERFDAVFGELYPQCENISVDYAILEPRSAKGEHHSRLYCLPAEFGWNDLGSWESLYEYQVETRLRGDEEGNVAETSGLMTLDSGDNYVFSPRKFVALVGVRDLVIVETEDALLITHRRQSQDVGKIVKELAASGQIELI
- a CDS encoding pyridoxal phosphate-dependent aminotransferase: MATSASLDRKIFADRIGRIEVSATMAVAAEAAKLRAQGVQLTDFGAGEPHFPTPRHIKDAAIAAIEANFTRYTVVPGIPELRKAIVERHACDFGSDYGIDETIFTTGEKLALFNAIQILIEHGDEVILPVPYWVSFKDIIQYAGGKVVYLETDEAESFRITADAIEAAITPKTKAIILNSPSNPAGNIVSEEDLERIVRVAHERGIYLILDECYVYLNYESKPVSAGKFAWAKEHMIVLGSLSKTYAMTGWRAGYALGPKSIIANLSKLQSQSTSNATSFVQKGAIAALAGSQECVNEFRAEFKGLRDYIIAKLKEIPGVTCTVPAGAFYVYPNMSAYIGKSGIQSATELATRLLHEAHVVAVPGEAFGTPHHIRLSYPVTRETIDEGVRRMKQFLLNL